Proteins from one Bartonella sp. HY328 genomic window:
- a CDS encoding TonB-dependent siderophore receptor — MRKNWKLAILFLALQPCSINYIYAQSNSHETDDETLDTVIVNRANFRSLTEGTGSYIIDDISSATGLTLTARETPQSVSIITNQKLKDQASSNIADALKNTTGINVLRESGIYRFQSRGFYMDQIQEDGVNSYAPGARINAYRDAGDYSDLAIYDHIEVLRGPTGLMQGTGEPGGTINLVRKRAKDEFSATNTFSVGNWSKIQETIDITGPLNADKSLRGRFVGNFDKAGSFKDNIDHKNGMIFGVIEGDIGNNTTWQLGGLFQKRNEVPDFYGVPMTRDGKDAGLSRSTYLGAKWNRLEKQKTNGFFEIDHEFSSDWKLNASANYNQFKSHNAFSALIAKNGLGIDRLASVNDAIRYDNDGQQFSTQIKLTGGFELFNRKQEIFGGIDYSYNDYDSHMRVVPNSTKYNIDNFTGNEIIEPNWSNNSILYTDVKFNTKYKETAGRFGGRFNFIDGLYAIIGTRATNYQYDSTSKYYRYRGNPDDDIIRDHYEKTKFIPYYGLNYNLDDNATLYASYTEIFRPQSALDKNDNFLPPVTGTNKEIGIKSTFFDGRVDASFALFEIIQANRAIYNNIERYYYADGKVQSRGFDIELSGEITKGWNVFTGYTYNRSKYLETESTSIIAGNNYSPATPQHMFRLNTTYVLPIDNDKWKIGGGVRAQSKTKSVYNIEQKAYAVWDLSLQYNFKENIYLQINANNIFDKRYYENNRVRDKTFSNYFADPRSILVTFNATF, encoded by the coding sequence ATGCGTAAAAATTGGAAACTTGCTATATTGTTTTTAGCGCTTCAACCATGCAGCATCAATTATATTTATGCGCAGAGCAATAGCCATGAGACCGATGATGAAACCTTAGATACAGTCATCGTTAATCGAGCAAATTTCCGCAGTTTAACGGAAGGCACAGGCAGCTATATTATTGATGATATAAGTTCTGCCACAGGATTAACGCTCACTGCGCGTGAAACACCGCAAAGCGTATCAATTATTACCAATCAAAAACTAAAAGACCAAGCATCAAGCAATATTGCCGACGCCTTAAAAAATACCACTGGCATCAATGTGTTACGCGAATCTGGCATATATCGCTTCCAATCGCGTGGCTTTTATATGGATCAAATTCAAGAGGATGGTGTTAATTCCTACGCGCCAGGCGCCCGAATAAATGCCTATAGAGATGCTGGGGATTATAGCGATCTTGCAATCTATGATCACATTGAAGTATTACGTGGACCAACTGGCCTTATGCAAGGAACGGGAGAGCCTGGCGGTACGATTAATTTAGTTCGCAAACGCGCTAAAGACGAGTTTTCAGCAACCAATACATTTTCTGTCGGCAATTGGAGCAAAATCCAAGAAACCATAGATATAACCGGTCCACTTAATGCTGATAAGAGCTTGCGTGGCCGCTTTGTTGGCAATTTTGATAAGGCTGGTTCTTTTAAAGACAATATTGATCATAAAAATGGTATGATTTTTGGTGTTATTGAGGGCGACATTGGCAATAACACTACTTGGCAATTAGGAGGTCTTTTCCAAAAACGCAATGAAGTCCCAGATTTTTATGGCGTCCCCATGACCCGTGATGGCAAAGATGCCGGACTATCTCGCTCGACCTACCTTGGCGCTAAATGGAACCGCTTGGAAAAACAAAAAACCAATGGATTTTTTGAAATTGACCATGAATTTTCTAGTGATTGGAAGTTGAATGCATCAGCTAATTATAACCAATTTAAGTCACATAATGCATTTTCAGCTCTTATCGCTAAAAATGGCTTAGGAATTGATCGTCTTGCCAGCGTTAATGACGCAATCCGTTATGATAATGACGGACAACAATTTAGCACTCAAATTAAATTAACTGGCGGTTTTGAGCTTTTCAACCGCAAACAAGAAATATTTGGTGGTATTGATTATTCTTACAATGATTATGATTCACATATGCGCGTTGTGCCCAACTCTACAAAATATAATATAGATAATTTCACCGGAAATGAAATTATTGAGCCTAATTGGTCAAATAACAGCATCCTTTATACCGATGTTAAATTTAATACAAAATACAAGGAAACAGCTGGTCGTTTTGGTGGTCGCTTCAACTTTATTGACGGCTTATATGCAATTATCGGTACAAGGGCAACTAATTATCAATATGATAGCACCTCAAAATACTACCGCTATCGAGGTAACCCAGATGACGATATTATACGCGACCATTATGAAAAGACAAAATTTATTCCCTATTATGGGCTTAACTATAATCTTGATGATAATGCTACACTTTACGCTAGCTACACAGAAATATTTCGGCCGCAATCAGCGCTTGATAAGAATGATAATTTTTTGCCACCAGTTACTGGCACCAACAAAGAAATTGGCATAAAAAGCACTTTCTTTGACGGACGCGTTGATGCTTCCTTTGCATTATTTGAAATTATTCAAGCAAATCGTGCGATTTATAACAATATTGAAAGATATTATTATGCAGATGGAAAAGTGCAAAGCCGTGGCTTTGATATAGAACTTAGTGGCGAGATTACGAAAGGCTGGAATGTATTTACAGGCTATACCTATAATCGCAGTAAATATCTTGAAACAGAATCCACTTCAATTATCGCTGGCAACAATTACAGTCCTGCAACACCTCAACATATGTTCCGCTTAAACACCACTTATGTCTTACCCATTGATAATGACAAATGGAAAATCGGCGGCGGTGTTCGCGCGCAAAGCAAAACCAAAAGCGTCTATAATATTGAACAAAAAGCCTATGCAGTTTGGGATTTAAGCCTACAATATAATTTTAAAGAGAATATTTATTTGCAAATCAATGCTAATAATATTTTTGATAAGCGTTATTATGAAAATAATCGCGTACGTGACAAAACCTTCAGCAATTACTTTGCTGATCCAAGAAGTATCTTAGTCACCTTTAACGCCACATTTTAG
- a CDS encoding ABC transporter ATP-binding protein/permease encodes MKYSYYFKLFLAPFSLKTFNWQIWASLILTISCQFLFVYMSVFINEWQKLFYDALQQFDGEAAFHLIFIYIFYLSIVILSIVVGSAFGKILVFLWRRELNNYFSDKWLDDHRHYMLRFNQYPDNPDQRIAEDIRLFTAESVFLFKSLLTHATRLLTFIVILWNLSPLVDITLKDAQYTLHGYVFWIALAYGVVSTLIIHWIGKILLSLNIDRQHREADYRAKLVRLTEKSEEVAFYNGEASENKHQKQLFDAIGDNWFQIIKVEIKLESITAFQFRLTSFIPIIAVLPFFLNKTITFGDVMQIQSAFAIVADGFGWIATYYKRLIEWSSFIKRLAEFDTALNICPIATKCNQSDNDLSKQRSVPKSSFLSIQNVKLFYPDKTPLGYFPDIKLEKSDWLLVDGKSGAGKTTFLRYLAGLWPFCQGDRAFFGRMLFLPQTPYLFKGSLRTVISYPANNNFNDEIIKDALKLVSLNLGDKIDHDDNWQQILSGGEQQRVSIARAILYQPDILFLDEATNQLDHDNALKSMSLLKKHCPNTIVICITHQDEIKTLFNQKLVKDDQKWTLQISN; translated from the coding sequence ATGAAATATTCTTATTATTTCAAACTATTTTTGGCACCTTTCAGCCTTAAAACATTTAATTGGCAAATTTGGGCTTCGCTTATCCTAACCATAAGCTGCCAATTCCTGTTTGTATATATGAGTGTTTTTATCAATGAGTGGCAAAAGCTGTTCTACGATGCGCTTCAGCAATTTGATGGTGAAGCAGCATTTCACTTAATTTTTATTTATATATTTTATTTATCAATTGTTATTTTAAGCATTGTTGTTGGCAGTGCATTCGGCAAAATTTTAGTGTTTTTATGGCGACGAGAACTGAACAATTATTTTAGTGACAAATGGCTAGATGACCATCGCCATTATATGCTGCGTTTCAACCAATATCCTGATAATCCAGATCAACGTATAGCCGAAGACATAAGATTATTCACGGCTGAAAGCGTTTTTTTATTCAAATCGCTATTAACCCATGCAACGCGATTGTTAACCTTTATTGTCATTTTGTGGAATCTTTCACCGCTCGTTGATATCACCTTAAAGGATGCACAATATACATTGCATGGCTATGTATTTTGGATAGCCCTAGCCTATGGCGTTGTATCAACATTAATTATCCATTGGATTGGTAAAATCTTACTTTCTCTCAACATAGATCGCCAACATAGGGAAGCTGATTATAGAGCAAAGCTGGTACGACTGACGGAAAAAAGTGAAGAAGTTGCATTTTATAATGGTGAAGCATCCGAAAATAAACATCAAAAGCAACTATTTGATGCTATAGGCGATAATTGGTTTCAAATCATCAAAGTTGAGATAAAATTAGAATCTATAACCGCATTCCAATTTCGCTTAACCAGCTTTATTCCAATTATTGCGGTACTGCCATTTTTTTTGAATAAAACCATAACCTTTGGCGACGTGATGCAAATACAAAGTGCCTTTGCCATTGTAGCTGATGGCTTTGGCTGGATAGCCACTTATTATAAGCGTTTGATTGAATGGTCATCATTCATCAAACGCTTGGCCGAATTTGATACAGCCTTAAATATTTGCCCTATAGCAACAAAATGCAACCAAAGCGACAATGATCTATCCAAGCAACGAAGCGTCCCTAAAAGCTCCTTTCTTTCCATCCAAAATGTTAAACTTTTTTATCCAGATAAAACACCATTAGGCTATTTTCCTGATATTAAACTGGAAAAAAGCGATTGGCTTTTGGTTGATGGCAAAAGCGGTGCAGGAAAAACAACATTTTTACGCTATTTAGCTGGACTTTGGCCGTTTTGCCAAGGAGATCGCGCGTTTTTCGGGCGCATGCTCTTTTTACCACAAACGCCTTATTTGTTTAAAGGCTCGCTACGCACTGTCATAAGCTACCCTGCAAATAATAATTTTAACGATGAAATCATAAAGGATGCACTGAAATTGGTAAGCCTAAACTTAGGCGACAAAATAGACCATGATGACAATTGGCAGCAAATATTATCAGGTGGCGAGCAACAGCGTGTCTCTATAGCCCGCGCTATACTTTACCAGCCAGATATTCTTTTTCTTGATGAAGCAACCAACCAACTTGATCACGATAATGCACTTAAATCCATGTCTTTATTGAAAAAACACTGTCCCAATACAATAGTCATCTGCATAACACATCAAGATGAAATCAAGACACTATTCAACCAAAAACTTGTTAAAGACGACCAAAAATGGACGTTACAAATAAGTAATTAA
- a CDS encoding antibiotic biosynthesis monooxygenase family protein: MYIAMNRFKVNKGNEAEFETIWRERESRLKELPGFVEFHLLKCDTDKDENTSLYSSHAVWKDREDFISWTKSEQFRDAHKGAGERRHVFAGPPHFEGFEVILSEKA; the protein is encoded by the coding sequence ATGTATATCGCAATGAACCGTTTCAAAGTCAATAAAGGTAATGAAGCCGAGTTTGAAACTATTTGGAGAGAGCGTGAAAGCCGTTTGAAAGAATTGCCGGGCTTTGTAGAGTTTCATTTACTTAAATGTGACACTGATAAGGATGAAAATACCAGCCTCTATTCTTCGCATGCTGTTTGGAAAGATCGTGAAGATTTTATCAGTTGGACGAAGTCAGAGCAATTCCGCGATGCCCATAAGGGTGCTGGTGAACGCCGCCATGTTTTTGCGGGACCACCACATTTTGAAGGTTTTGAAGTTATTTTGTCTGAAAAGGCTTAA
- a CDS encoding TonB-dependent hemoglobin/transferrin/lactoferrin family receptor, giving the protein MYWLQLKRLKHYAAFGVIAICAASPASAQTTNQTTNATSDSQTLDTVVVEGKKERLDRKATVLTDSISGETIAKKQVDDINDISRLDPAISYSRGSDSFTIRGLDQNRVLTTIDGVPITWFPDPSNRNLTGGISSFNISSLSSLDIVRGSDSSLYGSGALGGVVMLRTLDPEDLLTGDKNWASLTKGSYDSSNRSWHIDEAFAVRANDTYFLLQGGYVGGKQRENNGSVGGYGVDRSIANPADFDNNNLLFKVYQHVGKEHRFGFTAERFYFDGTTHGLNQAVRTYTPGTFYEDQTKKRERFSASYDYMGNGDGWLDEAHANVYWQRQRLETSQYGNRIPVPTGFYLRDAQTEERVYGFNVNGFKTLQLGATSHTVRVAIDTSFSRYQQYAGGEDSCPPPPYTRPFMTCQFMHVNQADSPTTESKNFGFAFEDEIAFYDGRVRITPGGRFDWYERDPKHSARYEQNSGFTGYPDSQSDSRFSPKLRGEWDVANKVTLYAQWAQAFRAPTASELYFNYTNPGFYYTRGNPDLKPETSNGFDIGVQLGDKDLGGSISVFSNRYKNFIDQVSLAGNREFPLGRFENINRARVTISGVEAKGHWQIGNGWHTNFALAYAEGRDTDKDEYLNSVPPFKGMVGLGYAQEIWGADVNLTAAGKRNKVAKNSDYARAPGYAVVDLTGWWEPMGEKGPRLQAGVYNLFDKTYWNALNLRSSTSYPKEYFSEPGRSFKLSFIQKF; this is encoded by the coding sequence ATGTATTGGTTACAATTAAAGCGTTTAAAACATTATGCAGCATTTGGCGTTATTGCCATTTGCGCAGCAAGCCCTGCATCAGCGCAAACAACGAATCAGACTACAAATGCAACGTCTGATTCTCAAACGCTAGATACTGTCGTGGTTGAAGGTAAAAAAGAAAGACTTGACCGTAAAGCCACAGTATTAACAGATAGTATTTCAGGCGAAACAATTGCCAAAAAACAGGTTGATGATATTAATGATATCTCAAGACTTGATCCTGCTATTTCTTATAGCCGCGGCTCGGACAGTTTTACCATTCGCGGACTTGATCAAAACCGTGTTTTAACAACAATTGATGGCGTGCCTATTACTTGGTTTCCTGATCCTTCAAACCGAAATTTAACTGGGGGCATTTCCTCATTTAACATCTCTTCACTTTCAAGCCTTGATATCGTGCGTGGTTCAGATTCTAGCCTTTATGGTTCCGGCGCACTTGGCGGTGTTGTTATGCTCCGTACTCTTGACCCAGAAGACCTATTGACTGGTGACAAAAATTGGGCCTCCCTTACTAAAGGAAGCTACGATTCATCAAATCGCAGCTGGCATATTGACGAAGCTTTCGCTGTGCGCGCCAATGATACTTATTTCTTGTTGCAAGGCGGTTATGTTGGCGGCAAACAGCGCGAAAATAACGGTTCTGTTGGTGGTTATGGCGTTGATCGCTCAATCGCTAATCCAGCAGACTTTGATAATAATAATTTGCTTTTCAAAGTTTATCAGCATGTCGGCAAAGAGCATCGCTTTGGCTTCACGGCTGAACGATTTTATTTTGATGGCACCACACATGGCTTAAATCAAGCCGTACGCACTTATACGCCAGGTACATTCTATGAAGATCAAACGAAAAAACGTGAACGTTTTTCTGCATCTTATGATTACATGGGTAATGGCGATGGTTGGCTAGATGAAGCACATGCCAATGTTTACTGGCAGCGCCAACGCTTAGAAACTAGCCAATATGGTAATCGTATTCCTGTACCAACAGGCTTTTACTTACGCGACGCACAGACGGAAGAACGTGTATATGGCTTCAATGTCAATGGTTTTAAAACATTGCAACTGGGTGCAACAAGCCATACAGTTCGTGTTGCAATTGACACGTCATTTTCAAGATATCAGCAATATGCTGGTGGTGAAGATAGCTGCCCACCCCCACCCTACACACGCCCTTTCATGACTTGCCAATTCATGCACGTCAATCAAGCAGATTCACCTACAACAGAAAGTAAGAATTTTGGTTTTGCTTTTGAAGATGAAATTGCATTTTATGATGGTCGCGTAAGAATTACACCTGGTGGCCGTTTTGACTGGTATGAGCGGGATCCAAAACACAGCGCACGCTATGAACAAAATTCTGGCTTCACTGGCTATCCAGATTCGCAAAGCGACTCACGCTTTTCACCTAAGTTACGTGGTGAATGGGATGTTGCCAATAAGGTCACACTTTACGCACAATGGGCTCAGGCATTTCGCGCTCCAACTGCCTCTGAACTTTATTTCAACTACACAAACCCAGGATTCTATTACACCCGCGGTAATCCAGATTTAAAACCTGAAACAAGCAATGGTTTTGATATTGGTGTTCAACTTGGCGATAAAGATTTAGGTGGCTCAATCAGTGTGTTTAGCAACCGTTACAAGAATTTTATCGACCAAGTTAGCTTAGCCGGTAATAGAGAATTCCCACTTGGTCGCTTTGAAAATATTAACCGTGCACGCGTTACTATTTCTGGTGTTGAAGCAAAAGGTCATTGGCAAATTGGTAATGGTTGGCATACAAATTTTGCCCTTGCCTATGCTGAAGGGCGCGACACCGATAAGGATGAGTATCTAAACTCTGTTCCACCTTTCAAGGGCATGGTTGGTTTAGGCTATGCGCAAGAAATTTGGGGAGCAGATGTTAATTTAACAGCCGCTGGCAAACGTAATAAAGTAGCTAAAAATTCAGATTATGCGCGCGCCCCTGGTTATGCTGTTGTTGATTTAACTGGTTGGTGGGAACCAATGGGTGAAAAAGGGCCACGCTTACAAGCTGGTGTTTATAATCTTTTTGATAAAACCTATTGGAATGCTTTGAATCTACGTTCTTCAACATCCTATCCTAAAGAATATTTTAGCGAACCAGGCCGTAGTTTCAAATTATCATTCATTCAAAAATTTTAA
- the hemP gene encoding hemin uptake protein HemP has product MGDAVKNKLADDADLSAATLLTPPIIDSAQLFKNSREVIIIHENTTYRLKKTRFGKLILNK; this is encoded by the coding sequence ATGGGAGATGCAGTTAAGAATAAGTTAGCAGATGATGCAGATCTGTCTGCTGCGACATTGCTTACACCGCCAATCATAGATAGCGCTCAACTTTTTAAAAATAGTCGTGAAGTTATTATCATTCACGAAAATACCACTTATCGCTTAAAGAAAACGCGCTTTGGCAAGCTAATATTAAACAAATAG
- a CDS encoding hemin-degrading factor: MLNAKAQDIITKHKAAVAESGVKLRERDFVKSIGITEAELICAYACNSEARQLKVDIADLLEKAKTFGKVLCIVRNDSAVHEMRGHFEKTFYGEGASLTLGEIDLRIINKNWAFAFEKQVEIMGKKYNSIQYFDKFGTAVFKIYEHEGTDHDAWKAFADQNSLGTPTDMISVEPFTKEAAKREGDLDIEEFRRRWSEMKDVHQLHNILKDMQVERHEANHIVGDRFAYELDKSAIKTMLDKSHEQDLPIMCFVGNRGCIQIFTGKIGPVKPYGEWTNIMDEQFHLHLLEPNVAKIWAVKKPTKDGEITSMEVFDKDNNLIIQFFGKRQEGEKELSAWSDLMASLPRLEQSAVA, from the coding sequence ATGTTGAACGCAAAAGCACAAGACATCATCACCAAACATAAAGCCGCAGTCGCTGAAAGTGGCGTGAAACTGCGCGAACGCGATTTTGTGAAGTCTATCGGCATCACTGAAGCTGAACTCATTTGCGCCTATGCCTGTAACAGTGAAGCCCGCCAATTAAAGGTAGACATTGCTGATCTTTTAGAAAAGGCTAAAACTTTTGGTAAAGTCTTATGCATTGTACGCAATGATTCAGCCGTACATGAAATGCGCGGACATTTTGAAAAAACCTTTTATGGTGAAGGTGCATCGCTCACATTAGGCGAAATTGACTTGCGCATTATCAATAAAAACTGGGCTTTTGCGTTTGAAAAGCAAGTTGAGATCATGGGCAAAAAATATAATAGCATCCAATATTTTGATAAGTTTGGTACTGCTGTATTTAAGATTTATGAACATGAAGGCACCGACCATGATGCATGGAAAGCTTTTGCTGACCAGAATTCACTTGGTACACCAACCGACATGATCAGCGTTGAGCCTTTTACAAAAGAAGCAGCAAAGCGTGAAGGTGATCTTGATATTGAAGAATTCCGTCGCCGCTGGAGTGAAATGAAAGATGTGCATCAATTGCATAATATTTTAAAAGATATGCAAGTTGAGCGCCATGAAGCAAACCATATTGTTGGCGATCGTTTTGCTTACGAATTGGATAAAAGTGCGATCAAAACCATGCTTGATAAATCTCATGAACAAGATTTACCAATTATGTGCTTTGTTGGTAATCGCGGTTGCATCCAAATCTTTACCGGCAAAATTGGCCCAGTCAAACCTTATGGTGAATGGACTAATATTATGGATGAGCAATTCCACCTTCATTTACTGGAACCCAATGTTGCTAAAATTTGGGCTGTAAAAAAGCCAACCAAAGACGGCGAAATCACCTCTATGGAAGTATTTGATAAGGACAATAATCTTATCATTCAATTCTTTGGCAAACGTCAAGAAGGCGAAAAAGAACTAAGCGCATGGAGCGACCTAATGGCATCGCTACCACGCCTAGAGCAAAGCGCTGTTGCTTAA
- a CDS encoding hemin ABC transporter substrate-binding protein — protein MFYKTIKKPFSLWQKILIQTILILCLFSVSHTAQSAETEVLPKDSKIIVIGGALTEIVFALDAQDRIIARDMTSTYPEAAKALPDIGYMRALSAENVLSLAPKGILLVDGSGPKTTIDILEKASVPMVIVPESFSRDGVINKVRSVGKALMLEDKAEELIAKLNDDFNKTDELTAKVTEKKKILFVLSVQNGRVMAAGSNTAADGIIKLAGAENAITGFEGYKLLNDEALLAAKPDMILSMSPFPGRPVTTQLTDLPAVRATPAAKNNMIKDMEGLYLLGFGPRTAAAARDVAELLYGPNQLK, from the coding sequence ATGTTTTATAAAACTATCAAAAAGCCGTTTTCTCTTTGGCAAAAGATACTTATCCAAACAATTCTTATTCTGTGCCTGTTTTCGGTTAGCCATACCGCACAAAGCGCGGAAACCGAAGTTTTACCTAAAGACTCCAAAATTATTGTTATTGGTGGCGCTTTAACCGAGATTGTCTTTGCACTTGACGCACAAGATAGGATCATTGCTCGCGACATGACCAGCACCTATCCAGAAGCTGCCAAAGCTCTACCAGATATTGGCTATATGCGTGCTCTATCTGCCGAAAATGTACTTTCTCTCGCCCCAAAAGGTATTTTGTTGGTTGACGGCAGTGGCCCAAAAACAACCATTGACATTTTGGAAAAAGCATCAGTGCCGATGGTCATTGTGCCAGAAAGCTTTAGCCGCGATGGTGTTATTAACAAAGTGCGCAGCGTTGGCAAAGCGCTAATGCTTGAAGATAAGGCTGAAGAACTTATTGCTAAGCTTAACGACGATTTCAACAAAACCGATGAATTGACTGCCAAGGTCACAGAAAAGAAAAAAATTCTTTTCGTACTTTCAGTCCAAAATGGTCGCGTTATGGCGGCTGGTAGCAATACGGCCGCTGATGGCATCATCAAGCTTGCAGGCGCTGAAAATGCTATTACCGGATTTGAAGGCTACAAGCTCTTAAACGATGAAGCATTACTGGCTGCAAAACCTGATATGATTTTGTCAATGTCGCCATTTCCAGGCCGTCCTGTGACCACCCAGCTTACCGATTTACCAGCTGTTAGAGCAACCCCTGCAGCTAAAAACAATATGATTAAAGATATGGAAGGGCTTTATTTGCTTGGCTTTGGCCCGCGCACAGCTGCTGCAGCACGTGATGTCGCAGAATTGCTTTATGGCCCAAATCAATTGAAATAG
- a CDS encoding FecCD family ABC transporter permease, with protein MSLSSHTVPVPKSETLAAMKKGDRSLRGQLVLITLVPIFIICVLCGLLLGQSEVSLLRLISNYFSADNIKQVQESNDYLVLIDIRLPRVLLGILVGSALAVCGVLMQGLFRNPLADPGIVGVSAGAGFGAVVFIVLGHLLPVSLTPIIGSFGIVLSAFLSSLVITLLLYSIATHNGKTSIATMLLAGIAISSFLSAIIGILVTKANDLQLRDIQFWSLGSLVGTTMDKVLISAPFIIIGLCIAPFLANGLNALALGEPVAGHLGFPVQRLKNISITLVALMCGAAVAVSGGIGFVGIVIPHILRLIIGPNHRYLIPCSALLGACLVILADYLARTVNYPAELAIGIITALIGAPFFLWILLRQRGMML; from the coding sequence ATGTCTTTGTCGAGCCACACTGTGCCTGTTCCAAAGAGCGAAACTCTTGCGGCAATGAAAAAAGGTGACAGAAGTCTTCGTGGTCAATTGGTTTTAATTACCCTTGTACCAATCTTCATTATCTGTGTCCTTTGTGGCCTTTTATTAGGACAATCAGAGGTTTCATTACTACGACTAATTAGCAACTATTTTAGTGCAGATAACATTAAACAAGTGCAAGAGAGTAATGATTACCTCGTTCTGATAGACATTCGTTTGCCAAGAGTTCTTTTAGGTATATTGGTCGGCAGTGCCCTTGCTGTTTGCGGTGTTTTAATGCAAGGCTTATTCCGCAACCCTTTAGCAGACCCCGGTATTGTCGGAGTATCGGCCGGAGCAGGTTTTGGTGCAGTTGTGTTTATTGTGTTAGGACATCTTCTGCCTGTGAGCCTAACACCAATAATTGGATCTTTTGGCATTGTATTGAGTGCATTTTTAAGCAGTTTGGTTATTACTCTACTGCTTTACTCCATTGCAACCCACAACGGAAAAACATCCATTGCAACCATGCTTTTAGCCGGCATTGCTATTTCATCATTTCTTTCGGCGATCATTGGTATTTTAGTTACAAAAGCAAATGATCTTCAACTACGCGATATCCAGTTTTGGAGTCTGGGTTCATTGGTTGGAACAACAATGGATAAAGTGCTCATTTCAGCGCCATTCATCATAATAGGTCTTTGCATTGCCCCCTTTTTAGCCAATGGTTTAAACGCCCTTGCATTAGGCGAACCCGTTGCTGGACATCTAGGGTTTCCAGTGCAGAGGCTCAAAAACATATCAATTACCTTGGTTGCCTTAATGTGTGGTGCGGCAGTTGCGGTCAGCGGTGGCATTGGTTTTGTTGGTATTGTTATACCGCATATATTGCGACTAATTATTGGCCCTAACCATCGTTACCTTATCCCCTGCTCCGCACTGCTGGGTGCGTGCTTAGTAATTTTAGCAGACTATCTTGCAAGAACAGTTAATTATCCGGCTGAATTGGCAATTGGCATAATAACGGCACTTATCGGTGCCCCCTTCTTTCTTTGGATTTTATTGCGCCAACGCGGGATGATGTTATAA
- a CDS encoding heme ABC transporter ATP-binding protein encodes MIKVENLSVNRGKKTIIENLAINIKAGELTVIIGPNGSGKTTLLSALCGELQYGGDIYINGQNTRHIKAWQLACQRAVLPQASTMSFPFLVREVVAIGLSAGNGRLLASDDELIYAALSKVDLVDYHAKFYQELSGGEQARVQLARVLCQIWQPEYQGKPCWLMLDEPVAALDIEHQLTVMNIAKDFVKQGGGVIAILHDLNLAARYADHLILMQKGKIAAKGTPQEVITATNLKNIYNCYLPVNSLPPAHVPFILPQADMV; translated from the coding sequence ATGATAAAAGTTGAAAATCTTAGCGTAAATCGCGGTAAAAAAACAATTATCGAGAATTTAGCTATTAATATTAAAGCGGGTGAATTAACTGTTATTATAGGCCCTAATGGTTCTGGCAAAACAACTTTACTCAGCGCACTTTGCGGTGAGTTACAATATGGCGGTGATATTTACATCAATGGACAAAATACACGTCATATAAAAGCATGGCAACTTGCTTGCCAACGCGCTGTTTTGCCACAAGCCAGCACTATGTCTTTTCCATTTTTAGTGCGTGAAGTGGTGGCAATTGGCTTATCAGCAGGCAATGGCCGCTTATTAGCTAGTGATGATGAATTAATTTATGCGGCTTTAAGTAAAGTGGACTTAGTTGATTACCATGCAAAATTTTACCAAGAGCTTTCAGGCGGTGAACAGGCGCGGGTTCAGCTTGCCCGTGTTTTATGCCAAATTTGGCAACCCGAATATCAAGGCAAGCCTTGCTGGCTAATGCTTGATGAGCCAGTTGCCGCCCTTGATATAGAACATCAATTAACGGTTATGAATATCGCCAAAGATTTTGTTAAGCAAGGCGGTGGTGTCATTGCTATTTTGCATGACTTGAACCTTGCAGCCCGCTATGCTGATCATCTTATTTTAATGCAAAAAGGTAAGATTGCTGCCAAAGGCACGCCACAAGAGGTTATCACCGCGACAAACCTAAAAAATATTTATAATTGCTATCTACCAGTCAATTCCCTGCCTCCTGCCCATGTGCCATTCATTCTACCTCAAGCGGATATGGTTTAA